In the genome of Kitasatospora cathayae, one region contains:
- a CDS encoding FtsX-like permease family protein, whose amino-acid sequence MRALLRWIRVDLRSHRVHALLIVLATGGTTAALLLAGTLLGAAADPWQRQFQAAGSPDIRIDLRPSTAARGGTDEPSAAVLAREPGVLAVSPPQQTAETTLVGRRADGAAAAGPPGRTALVLRGDTPGAARPLLRSGTWLDPADARGIVLEQSAADAAWAHPGDHLTVLDSHGAAVELQVLGIADSPDQLPSQAAGYDLGWALPDTLDLVQPDQAARGLTLGLRLARPSDAAYTAQRVVSVLGAGRVSRITTWLDARDARQQDNRLTGLLLGLSGLAALLAAALAVAGGAGWRIRTRTGDIALLKALGFTAGQVAWMFIVEQLLLAGTGVLLGSGGAAIAVHTVPALGGGTDALHGPVPGGTATTVAVAAAALLAVGAAAALPALRASRVTPVPPTDGTRPPAMTARPVRLGPLRRLPPALALGLGSVLRRRSDLVGSALRLTVPVVAATLALSTWATLDAVTRPDRGATVPSVTARRTTPDQTPGDGRLADALAADGAVQGVYPGTEMQALAPGQSATLTLRAVGTTDAPYPYTVVEGRAIRATDEAVAGQGALDLLGARVGQWVRLTTGSTPRILHIVGRNLEPEHGGRVLSTGFDTLDRPGDPIHPNFWQLTLRPGQDPAAVQRDLPARAGLAGQTEIRLPTGPVTRPGALRASVVGLLLVLALIGLVDLLTTATAGFHERRRDLGLLRAIGLTPGQSAVVLAVRGTVIALSTVGVGSVVAIPLVRRLIDRQGELSGIGAGIARAPSAWTILAMAAVCATTAAALCALPVLRIPPPTRTPDGAGR is encoded by the coding sequence GTGCGTGCCCTGCTCCGCTGGATCCGCGTCGACCTGCGCTCGCACCGCGTCCACGCGCTTCTGATCGTCCTCGCCACCGGCGGCACCACCGCCGCTCTCCTGCTTGCCGGCACGCTGCTCGGCGCCGCCGCCGACCCGTGGCAGCGGCAGTTCCAGGCCGCCGGATCACCCGACATCCGGATCGACCTGCGCCCGTCCACGGCCGCCCGGGGCGGCACCGACGAACCCTCGGCCGCCGTGCTCGCCCGCGAACCCGGCGTACTCGCCGTCTCACCACCCCAGCAGACCGCCGAGACCACACTCGTCGGCCGACGAGCAGACGGCGCGGCCGCCGCGGGCCCACCCGGCCGCACCGCGCTCGTGCTGCGCGGGGACACCCCGGGCGCAGCCCGCCCGTTGCTGCGCTCCGGCACCTGGCTCGACCCCGCCGATGCCCGCGGCATCGTGCTCGAACAGTCCGCGGCCGACGCCGCCTGGGCCCACCCCGGGGACCACCTGACCGTCCTCGACAGCCACGGCGCGGCCGTCGAACTACAGGTCCTCGGCATCGCCGACAGCCCCGACCAGCTGCCCAGCCAGGCCGCAGGCTACGACCTCGGCTGGGCACTCCCCGACACCCTCGACCTGGTCCAGCCGGACCAGGCAGCCCGGGGTCTCACCCTCGGCCTGCGCCTGGCCCGTCCATCCGACGCCGCGTACACGGCCCAGCGGGTGGTCAGCGTCCTCGGTGCCGGGCGGGTCTCCCGGATCACCACCTGGCTGGACGCGCGGGACGCGCGGCAGCAGGACAACCGGCTGACCGGCCTGCTCCTCGGACTCAGCGGACTCGCCGCACTGCTCGCCGCTGCCCTGGCGGTGGCCGGCGGGGCAGGCTGGCGGATCAGGACCAGGACGGGCGACATCGCCCTCCTCAAGGCGCTCGGCTTCACCGCCGGCCAGGTCGCCTGGATGTTCATCGTTGAACAGCTCCTGCTGGCCGGCACCGGAGTCCTGCTCGGCTCCGGCGGTGCCGCGATCGCCGTCCACACCGTCCCGGCCCTCGGCGGCGGGACCGACGCGCTCCACGGACCCGTGCCCGGCGGCACGGCGACCACCGTCGCCGTCGCTGCCGCCGCCCTCCTCGCCGTCGGGGCCGCCGCCGCACTGCCCGCACTGCGGGCCTCGCGGGTCACCCCCGTGCCCCCGACCGACGGCACCCGACCACCCGCAATGACGGCCCGACCGGTCCGGCTCGGCCCACTCCGACGGCTGCCCCCGGCACTCGCGCTCGGCCTCGGCAGCGTCCTGCGCCGACGCTCGGACCTGGTCGGCAGCGCCCTGCGGCTGACCGTCCCGGTCGTCGCCGCCACCCTGGCCCTGAGCACCTGGGCGACCCTCGACGCCGTCACCCGGCCCGATCGCGGCGCCACCGTCCCGTCCGTCACCGCCCGCCGCACCACCCCCGATCAGACACCCGGCGACGGGCGGCTCGCCGACGCCCTGGCCGCCGACGGCGCCGTGCAGGGCGTCTACCCGGGCACGGAAATGCAGGCCCTCGCGCCCGGCCAGTCCGCGACACTCACCCTGCGCGCCGTCGGCACCACCGACGCCCCGTACCCGTACACCGTCGTCGAGGGCCGGGCGATCCGCGCCACCGACGAAGCCGTCGCCGGGCAGGGCGCCCTCGACCTGCTCGGCGCCCGGGTCGGCCAGTGGGTGCGGCTCACCACCGGGAGCACCCCCCGCATCCTGCACATCGTCGGACGCAATCTCGAACCGGAACACGGCGGCCGTGTCCTGTCCACCGGGTTCGACACCCTCGACCGGCCCGGCGACCCCATCCACCCGAACTTCTGGCAACTGACCCTGCGCCCCGGCCAGGACCCCGCCGCCGTCCAGCGAGACCTCCCCGCCCGCGCCGGCCTCGCCGGGCAGACGGAGATCCGCCTCCCCACCGGCCCGGTCACCAGACCCGGCGCCCTGCGGGCCAGCGTGGTCGGCCTCCTGCTCGTACTCGCCCTCATCGGCCTGGTCGACCTGCTCACCACCGCCACCGCAGGCTTCCACGAACGCCGCCGGGACCTCGGCCTGCTCAGGGCGATCGGCCTCACCCCGGGCCAGTCCGCCGTCGTGCTCGCCGTCCGCGGGACGGTCATCGCCCTGAGCACCGTCGGCGTCGGATCGGTCGTCGCCATCCCGCTCGTCCGCCGGCTCATCGACCGGCAGGGCGAGCTGAGCGGAATCGGCGCGGGCATCGCCCGCGCCCCGTCCGCCTGGACGATCCTCGCCATGGCCGCCGTCTGCGCCACGACGGCGGCTGCACTCTGCGCACTCCCGGTGCTGCGCATCCCCCCGCCCACCCGGACCCCGGACGGCGCCGGCCGGTAG